The following are encoded together in the Bacillus sp. NP157 genome:
- a CDS encoding pilin, with the protein MPISHRSRGFTLIELMIVVAIIAILAAIAIPQYRNYLIKAQVTEGLELATGSKTAVWDYFAMTGRFPANNASAGLISDSSIAGRYVSSVKVTSGVIQVTYSGPQANTALAGGTLKLSPVDQSGSISWACKPVAIDTRFLPTVCRS; encoded by the coding sequence ATGCCCATCTCGCACCGATCCCGCGGCTTCACCCTGATCGAACTCATGATTGTCGTGGCCATCATCGCGATCCTGGCCGCGATCGCCATTCCCCAGTACCGGAATTACCTGATCAAGGCGCAGGTCACCGAAGGGCTCGAACTGGCCACGGGCAGCAAGACGGCGGTCTGGGATTATTTCGCCATGACCGGGCGTTTTCCTGCGAACAATGCTTCGGCAGGCCTGATTTCCGATTCGTCGATCGCCGGCCGCTACGTGTCCAGCGTGAAGGTCACCTCGGGTGTCATCCAGGTGACCTATTCGGGACCGCAGGCGAATACCGCCCTGGCGGGAGGCACGCTCAAGCTCTCCCCCGTCGACCAGAGCGGCAGTATCAGTTGGGCTTGCAAGCCGGTCGCGATCGACACCCGCTTCCTACCGACCGTTTGCCGCAGCTGA
- a CDS encoding aminotransferase class I/II-fold pyridoxal phosphate-dependent enzyme: MLDRKWLTNAGPLVEEFEKRVAADLGVDHCVAICNGTVALEIAIRALGLSGEVIVPSWTFIATAHALAWQGIKPVFADIDASTHNLSPAAVEAAITPATTGIIGVHLWGRPAPIEELTDIASRHRLKLMFDAAHGYRCTHKGRRIGAFGECEVLSFHATKVFNTLEGGAIVTNDAHLAQRMRLMRNFGFAGYDNVIHPGTNGKMVEASAAMGLVNLESLDDFIEANRVRYSIYRERLAHVPGIELVEYDDGEQNNYHYVVASVHPPSRATRDELIDVLHAENVLARKYFWPGCHAMQPYAGQLHAPMYSTEAVAARNIVLPNGPSLGVDDVHAVCDIIEMVCTHGMAGVEG; encoded by the coding sequence ATGCTGGATCGGAAGTGGCTCACGAACGCTGGCCCCCTGGTCGAGGAATTCGAAAAGCGCGTCGCCGCGGACCTGGGCGTCGACCATTGTGTCGCTATCTGTAACGGCACCGTGGCATTGGAGATCGCTATCCGGGCGCTGGGCCTGAGTGGCGAAGTCATCGTCCCTTCCTGGACCTTCATCGCAACGGCACATGCGCTCGCGTGGCAGGGCATCAAGCCGGTTTTCGCCGACATCGATGCGTCGACCCATAACCTTTCGCCCGCGGCCGTCGAAGCCGCCATCACGCCGGCGACCACCGGCATCATTGGCGTCCACCTTTGGGGGCGGCCGGCTCCGATCGAAGAGCTCACCGACATCGCTTCGCGGCATCGACTGAAGCTGATGTTCGATGCCGCCCATGGGTACCGGTGCACGCACAAGGGTCGACGCATCGGTGCATTCGGTGAATGCGAAGTCCTGAGCTTCCACGCCACGAAGGTGTTCAATACGCTCGAAGGGGGCGCCATCGTCACCAACGATGCTCACCTCGCCCAACGCATGCGCTTGATGCGCAACTTCGGGTTCGCCGGCTACGACAACGTTATTCATCCGGGAACGAACGGCAAGATGGTCGAGGCGAGCGCGGCCATGGGGCTCGTGAACCTGGAGTCGCTCGATGACTTCATTGAAGCGAACCGTGTTCGCTATTCGATCTACCGTGAACGCCTCGCCCACGTGCCGGGAATCGAGCTCGTAGAGTACGACGATGGCGAACAGAACAACTACCACTACGTGGTGGCCAGCGTGCATCCGCCGTCCAGGGCCACCCGCGATGAACTGATCGACGTCCTGCATGCCGAAAACGTCCTGGCCCGGAAGTACTTCTGGCCAGGCTGCCACGCCATGCAGCCCTATGCCGGACAACTCCACGCACCCATGTACAGCACTGAGGCGGTGGCGGCCCGGAATATCGTCCTTCCGAATGGACCGTCGCTGGGCGTCGACGATGTCCACGCAGTCTGCGACATCATCGAGATGGTCTGCACGCACGGCATGGCTGGCGTGGAAGGTTGA
- a CDS encoding S9 family peptidase, with amino-acid sequence MKLLFAALALALASGPVLAADADSAASHPFSIRDLVMMDRVGDPQLSPDGRYALFAVRATDYAANKGVTSLYVMDLDKPPQPVKVVEKGSSARWAPDGKSIYYVAAKDGTAQVMHRAFDAGQGGKGLALTIRSGDAVTDGPLDVEAYKISPDGTKLLLSYAVFTDCSDLACTKERLDGREKDKSTGTVYDKLFVRHWDTWADGRRNQLFIADASAPSQPVLLSKGIDGDVPSKPEGSEDEFTFSPDGKTVYFDVRIAGTSEPWSTNFDIYSVPADGSANPANLTADNLAWDANPLVSPDGKTLYYTAMKVPGSEADRFGIWAMDLASGQKHEVDASWDRSAGALQVSADGKTLYTTTDDNGQHPLFAIDAATGKVTMLVTDGAVTGFSLRDRKILLTRNDLKRPDDLYTADAKGKGLKQVTHYNAKRLKAAQVGDPEFFTFKGWNNETVQGYVVKPVGFKKGKTYPVAFIIHGGPQGAMTNSWSYRWNAQTYAGQGFAVVTVNFHGSTGYGQAFTDAISGDWGGKPLEDLKDGWSAALQKYSFLDGSRACALGASYGGYMVYWMAGNWNQPWKCFVDHDGVFDARAMYYDTEELWFEERENGGTQYDHPENYERFNPVNHVKDWRVPMLVIHSGKDFRIPETQGMGAFTALQRRGIPSKLLHFPDENHWVLKPQNSVQWHETVNAWLKQWTGPASSTR; translated from the coding sequence ATGAAACTACTGTTCGCCGCGCTGGCCCTCGCGCTTGCGTCCGGCCCCGTCCTGGCCGCCGACGCAGACAGCGCTGCCTCGCACCCCTTCTCGATCCGCGACCTAGTCATGATGGACCGGGTGGGCGATCCGCAGCTGTCCCCCGATGGCCGCTATGCCTTGTTCGCGGTCCGGGCCACGGATTACGCGGCGAACAAGGGCGTCACCTCCCTTTATGTCATGGACCTGGACAAGCCCCCGCAGCCGGTCAAGGTCGTGGAAAAGGGCTCGTCCGCCCGCTGGGCCCCGGATGGCAAGTCGATCTATTACGTCGCGGCGAAGGACGGCACCGCCCAGGTCATGCACCGGGCGTTCGACGCCGGCCAGGGTGGCAAGGGCCTGGCCCTGACGATCCGCTCGGGCGATGCGGTCACGGACGGCCCGCTGGACGTCGAGGCCTACAAGATCTCCCCGGATGGCACCAAGCTGCTCCTGAGCTATGCGGTCTTCACCGACTGCTCCGACCTGGCCTGCACGAAGGAGCGCCTGGACGGTCGCGAGAAGGACAAGTCCACCGGCACCGTCTACGACAAGCTGTTCGTCCGCCACTGGGACACCTGGGCCGACGGCCGCCGCAACCAGCTGTTCATCGCCGACGCCAGCGCGCCCTCGCAGCCGGTGCTGCTGAGCAAGGGCATCGATGGCGACGTGCCGAGCAAGCCGGAAGGCAGCGAAGACGAGTTCACCTTCTCGCCCGATGGCAAGACGGTGTACTTCGACGTGCGCATCGCCGGCACTAGCGAACCGTGGTCGACCAACTTCGATATCTACAGCGTGCCGGCCGACGGCTCGGCCAACCCGGCCAACCTCACCGCCGACAACCTGGCGTGGGATGCGAACCCGCTGGTGTCGCCCGATGGCAAGACGCTGTACTACACGGCCATGAAGGTGCCGGGCTCCGAAGCCGACCGTTTCGGCATCTGGGCCATGGACCTGGCCAGCGGCCAGAAGCACGAGGTGGATGCGTCGTGGGATCGCTCCGCCGGTGCCCTGCAGGTGTCTGCCGATGGCAAGACGCTCTACACCACCACCGACGACAACGGCCAGCATCCGCTGTTCGCGATCGATGCCGCCACCGGCAAGGTCACGATGCTGGTGACCGACGGTGCCGTCACCGGCTTCTCGCTGCGCGACAGGAAGATCCTGCTCACCCGCAACGACCTCAAGCGCCCGGACGATCTCTACACGGCCGACGCGAAGGGCAAGGGCCTCAAGCAGGTCACGCACTACAACGCCAAGCGCCTGAAGGCCGCCCAGGTGGGTGACCCGGAGTTCTTCACCTTCAAGGGCTGGAACAACGAAACCGTGCAGGGCTATGTCGTCAAGCCTGTCGGTTTCAAGAAGGGCAAGACCTATCCGGTCGCCTTCATCATCCACGGCGGCCCGCAGGGTGCGATGACCAATAGCTGGAGCTACCGCTGGAACGCGCAAACCTACGCCGGCCAGGGCTTCGCCGTGGTCACGGTGAACTTCCACGGTTCCACCGGTTACGGCCAGGCCTTCACCGACGCGATCTCGGGTGACTGGGGCGGCAAGCCGCTCGAAGACCTGAAGGACGGCTGGAGCGCCGCGCTGCAGAAGTACAGCTTCCTCGATGGCAGCCGTGCGTGCGCCCTCGGTGCCAGCTACGGCGGGTACATGGTCTACTGGATGGCCGGTAACTGGAACCAGCCGTGGAAGTGCTTCGTCGACCACGACGGTGTCTTCGACGCGCGCGCCATGTACTACGACACCGAAGAACTGTGGTTCGAAGAACGCGAGAACGGCGGTACGCAGTACGACCATCCGGAAAACTACGAGCGCTTCAATCCGGTCAACCACGTAAAGGACTGGCGCGTGCCGATGCTCGTCATCCACAGTGGCAAGGACTTCCGCATCCCGGAAACCCAGGGCATGGGCGCGTTCACCGCGCTGCAGCGCCGTGGCATCCCGAGCAAGCTGCTCCACTTCCCGGATGAGAACCACTGGGTGCTGAAGCCGCAGAACAGCGTGCAGTGGCACGAGACGGTGAATGCGTGGTTGAAGCAATGGACGGGTCCAGCCTCAAGCACGCGGTAA
- a CDS encoding glycosyltransferase family 4 protein, with translation MLEQLMAAGGVAHLLRNHRLRGARAALALLRGLRRVYRATPVDVYHVNWLQCLLPLPQDGVPLLVTVLGNDMKLLQLPGMTALVRHAMRGRRVTISPNATWMQAPLQERFGDMADIQPVPFGIGPHWYALERTPSPDTSWLLVSRLTRRKLGPIFTWGQGLFGPGTGRTLDLLGPMQEDIDIPSWVNYHGMATPDALHQHWFPQATGLLSLSEHDEGRPQVMLEAMASGLPVVASRLAAHVDLIADGIDGIIVDAPDDFARALGVLGDPVVNNAYGAAARDRMQSQFGTWDDCAARYVAHYRRMRGEVPHG, from the coding sequence ATGCTCGAACAGCTCATGGCGGCCGGCGGTGTCGCCCACCTGCTTCGCAACCACCGCCTCAGAGGCGCACGCGCGGCCCTGGCGTTGTTGCGTGGTCTCCGGCGCGTCTATCGCGCCACGCCCGTCGACGTCTACCACGTCAACTGGCTGCAGTGCCTGCTTCCACTGCCGCAGGATGGCGTGCCTTTACTGGTGACCGTGCTGGGCAACGACATGAAGTTGCTCCAGTTACCGGGCATGACCGCGCTGGTTCGCCATGCCATGCGTGGACGCCGAGTCACCATCAGCCCCAATGCCACGTGGATGCAAGCGCCGCTGCAGGAACGCTTTGGCGACATGGCGGACATCCAGCCGGTACCTTTCGGTATCGGACCGCATTGGTATGCCCTTGAGCGGACGCCTTCGCCGGACACCTCATGGCTGCTGGTCAGCCGCCTGACGAGGCGCAAGCTCGGCCCCATCTTCACGTGGGGCCAGGGCTTGTTCGGCCCGGGAACCGGCCGGACGCTCGACCTGCTTGGACCCATGCAGGAGGACATCGACATTCCCTCATGGGTGAACTACCACGGCATGGCGACGCCGGATGCCCTTCACCAGCACTGGTTTCCCCAGGCTACCGGGTTGTTGTCGCTGAGCGAGCATGACGAAGGCCGCCCGCAGGTCATGCTCGAGGCCATGGCGTCGGGCCTGCCGGTGGTCGCGTCCCGCCTGGCCGCCCATGTGGACCTGATTGCGGATGGCATCGATGGCATCATCGTCGATGCGCCCGATGACTTCGCACGGGCCCTTGGCGTGCTGGGAGACCCTGTGGTGAACAACGCTTACGGCGCGGCGGCGCGCGACAGGATGCAGTCGCAGTTTGGTACGTGGGACGACTGCGCGGCACGCTACGTTGCGCACTACCGCCGCATGCGCGGGGAGGTCCCGCATGGCTGA
- a CDS encoding NAD-dependent epimerase/dehydratase family protein, with amino-acid sequence MADVLVVGANGFIGSHLLARVRAVGHDVRALCRTQPMPGVPWARMDDVATNDQLAAALAGVSTVIWAAGASTPASTARRPADEVERNLVPLVRLLECTANDHPLRMVYLSTGGAIYGDIEGLARENMVVEPKGYYSAGKAAAEAFLSAWSHLGAHEVTILRPSNVYGPGQPYRPGFGIIPTAFHAIRHEGSVVVRGDGEAVRDYLYIDDLANLCERILARPRTPGCHTFNASSAQGTSLNELLSVVEEVTGHEVARRAEPATAFDVKRIVPDNHAATRAFGWHVATPLHEGVRRAWEAFR; translated from the coding sequence ATGGCTGACGTTCTCGTTGTCGGAGCCAACGGCTTCATCGGGTCACATTTGCTGGCTCGCGTCCGCGCGGTCGGTCACGATGTCCGCGCCCTATGCCGGACGCAACCCATGCCTGGCGTGCCGTGGGCACGGATGGACGATGTCGCGACGAACGATCAGCTTGCCGCGGCGCTCGCCGGCGTCTCGACGGTGATCTGGGCTGCCGGTGCAAGCACCCCCGCGTCCACCGCCCGTCGGCCGGCTGACGAAGTCGAACGCAACCTTGTTCCGCTCGTACGCTTGCTTGAATGCACCGCCAACGACCACCCCTTGCGCATGGTCTACCTGTCGACGGGCGGGGCCATCTATGGAGACATCGAAGGCCTCGCGCGCGAAAACATGGTCGTGGAACCCAAGGGGTACTACAGCGCGGGAAAGGCCGCTGCGGAGGCCTTCCTGTCCGCGTGGTCGCATCTGGGCGCCCACGAGGTCACCATCCTGCGGCCATCGAACGTGTACGGGCCGGGGCAACCGTACCGCCCAGGCTTTGGCATCATTCCCACGGCCTTCCACGCCATCCGCCATGAGGGCTCGGTCGTGGTCCGCGGCGATGGCGAAGCGGTCCGCGACTACCTCTACATCGACGACCTTGCGAACCTGTGCGAGCGCATCCTGGCGAGGCCGCGCACGCCCGGCTGCCACACGTTCAACGCATCGAGTGCGCAGGGCACGTCACTGAACGAGCTGCTTTCGGTCGTCGAAGAAGTGACGGGGCATGAGGTGGCGCGTCGCGCCGAGCCGGCCACGGCATTCGACGTCAAGCGCATCGTGCCCGACAACCACGCGGCAACGCGCGCCTTCGGATGGCACGTCGCCACGCCGCTCCATGAGGGCGTGCGCCGGGCCTGGGAGGCATTTCGTTGA
- a CDS encoding glycosyltransferase: MCIANYNGESLLDTCLRSVLDQVIDGGVEIIVHDDASSDRSLEVLATYPSVRVIRSDANVGFCESNNRMVAISTGRFVLLLNNDAALEPGALAALAAAAAQSTHGDILTLPQLDWESSQLVDLGCQLDPFMNPVPVTQGAGSVAMVIGACMWMPRTLWDKIGGFPSWIESIAEDMYVCCAARYLGHDVRCIDGPAYRHMQGKSFGGNRVGNGGLATTYRRRALSERNKTCLLAIFTPTPWMLPVLAVHATTMLIEGLAVSLARRTLRPLREIYLPAIRGAWRRRAVLREERQRMRSLRVITTRDYYSAFTWAPRKLAMLARHGMPTIS; the protein is encoded by the coding sequence GTGTGCATCGCCAACTACAACGGCGAGTCCCTGCTCGACACCTGCCTGCGCTCGGTACTCGACCAAGTCATCGATGGCGGCGTGGAAATCATCGTCCACGACGACGCGTCCAGTGATCGCTCGCTCGAGGTGCTTGCCACGTATCCATCGGTGCGAGTCATCCGAAGCGATGCGAACGTTGGGTTTTGCGAGTCGAATAACCGCATGGTGGCCATCAGCACCGGCCGGTTCGTGCTACTTCTGAACAACGATGCGGCCCTGGAGCCCGGCGCCCTTGCCGCACTTGCGGCGGCCGCGGCGCAATCGACCCATGGCGACATCCTGACCCTGCCCCAGCTTGACTGGGAATCCAGTCAGCTGGTCGACCTGGGATGCCAGCTCGATCCTTTCATGAACCCCGTGCCGGTCACGCAGGGCGCAGGCAGCGTGGCCATGGTCATCGGCGCGTGCATGTGGATGCCGCGAACGCTGTGGGACAAGATCGGCGGGTTTCCCAGCTGGATCGAATCCATCGCCGAAGACATGTACGTATGCTGCGCGGCGCGATACCTCGGGCACGACGTGCGCTGCATCGACGGGCCGGCTTACCGCCACATGCAGGGCAAGAGCTTCGGCGGCAATCGCGTCGGCAACGGCGGCCTCGCAACGACCTATCGGCGCCGGGCACTCAGCGAGCGCAACAAGACATGCCTTCTGGCAATATTCACGCCCACGCCGTGGATGCTTCCCGTCCTCGCCGTCCATGCAACGACGATGCTTATCGAGGGCCTGGCGGTGAGCCTCGCACGACGCACCTTACGGCCGCTGCGGGAGATCTACCTGCCTGCCATCAGGGGCGCATGGCGCCGAAGAGCCGTCCTCCGCGAGGAGCGCCAACGGATGCGTAGCTTGCGCGTGATAACTACGCGCGACTACTACAGTGCATTTACCTGGGCACCGCGAAAGCTCGCCATGCTGGCTCGCCACGGCATGCCGACGATCAGCTGA
- a CDS encoding lipopolysaccharide biosynthesis protein yields MNTAHGNRVRSAARWSGLEIALRYAFQLVVMVGLARLVDPSAFGAVAMVTVFTALGTVFIDSGTGMALIQKQRSTPGEETSTFVLNLAISFAACGLLIALAPTIARFYDRPDLEAICIAMSFVFPLNGLAVVPDAMLTQQMRFDLRTRVEIASSLTSGLVALGAAAAHLGAWALVWQALSSIGSRTLMLYVLSGWRPRGRPSLADTHTVTSFGGYMLVAGLIDTAYTRVQALLIGKHFSAGDVGQYTLAQNTQQAPASFVAAILNRLGLPLLSSIRDDHKATRTVLEAGMQMGLFGFIPVMATLAVLAVPMVDVVYGARWTEAGQVLAILALGSIPWPAHVLNLVAMNSQGRPRLVLNVEVVKKSFAVILLLTAAPHGLLAIAWSTVIASLFSFFLNAWFVGRLLGYGINPQVKVMAWSSVPALGAAAAGWCCVQYIGNGALGLAVAWLASALATLAIGVVCRHPALPALLRLLPGHRPGPSTETDHVDR; encoded by the coding sequence GTGAACACAGCCCACGGCAACCGGGTGCGCAGCGCGGCGCGCTGGAGTGGCCTGGAGATCGCGCTGCGCTATGCATTCCAGCTCGTTGTCATGGTTGGCCTCGCACGGCTCGTCGACCCGTCCGCCTTTGGTGCCGTCGCGATGGTCACCGTGTTCACGGCGCTAGGCACGGTGTTCATCGATTCGGGCACGGGCATGGCGCTGATCCAAAAACAGCGCTCCACGCCAGGCGAGGAAACGTCGACGTTCGTCCTCAACCTTGCGATTTCATTCGCTGCTTGCGGTCTGCTCATCGCACTCGCACCGACCATCGCGCGGTTTTACGATCGCCCCGACCTTGAGGCGATCTGCATCGCCATGTCGTTCGTGTTTCCGTTGAACGGCCTTGCCGTCGTTCCGGACGCCATGCTGACCCAGCAAATGCGGTTCGACCTGCGCACCCGGGTTGAAATCGCAAGCTCGCTCACCTCGGGACTGGTCGCGCTTGGCGCCGCAGCAGCCCACCTGGGTGCCTGGGCGCTCGTCTGGCAGGCACTCTCGTCGATCGGCTCGCGGACGCTCATGCTGTACGTGCTCTCTGGCTGGCGTCCGCGCGGCAGGCCGTCGCTCGCCGACACTCACACGGTGACGTCGTTCGGCGGCTATATGCTCGTCGCCGGCCTCATTGATACCGCATACACGCGGGTGCAGGCGCTGCTTATCGGCAAGCATTTTTCCGCCGGCGATGTCGGACAGTACACGCTGGCGCAGAACACGCAGCAGGCACCTGCATCGTTCGTTGCCGCCATCCTCAACCGGCTGGGGTTGCCGCTCCTCTCGTCCATCCGCGACGACCACAAGGCCACGCGTACCGTGCTTGAAGCGGGCATGCAGATGGGCCTGTTTGGCTTTATTCCGGTCATGGCGACACTAGCCGTGCTCGCCGTCCCCATGGTGGACGTGGTCTACGGAGCTCGTTGGACCGAGGCAGGCCAGGTGCTCGCCATCCTCGCGCTCGGCTCGATTCCGTGGCCGGCACATGTACTGAACCTCGTCGCCATGAATTCCCAGGGACGGCCGCGTCTCGTCCTCAACGTGGAAGTGGTGAAGAAATCCTTTGCCGTGATCCTCTTGCTGACGGCAGCACCCCATGGACTCCTGGCCATCGCCTGGTCGACCGTCATCGCAAGCCTCTTTTCGTTCTTTCTCAACGCCTGGTTCGTGGGACGTCTGCTTGGCTACGGAATAAACCCCCAGGTCAAAGTCATGGCATGGTCGAGCGTCCCGGCCCTGGGCGCCGCCGCCGCCGGCTGGTGTTGCGTGCAATACATCGGCAATGGCGCCCTCGGGCTGGCTGTCGCGTGGCTCGCGTCGGCACTGGCCACGCTCGCCATCGGAGTCGTTTGCCGACATCCGGCGCTTCCTGCCTTGCTGCGACTGTTACCTGGGCACCGCCCTGGCCCTTCGACGGAAACCGACCATGTCGATCGATGA
- a CDS encoding pilin: MKNVQKGFTLIELMIVVAIIAILAAIAIPQYQNYLIKTQVSEGVNLADGAKTAVSEYYQNYGKYPLNNASAGLSPTGSIKGKYVASLTQTSGVIYVTFNATESNTKIQGKKLALSPFDNGGAIQWNCRSDAGGATKTDVPDVYLPTVCRK; encoded by the coding sequence ATGAAGAACGTGCAGAAAGGCTTCACCCTGATCGAACTGATGATCGTCGTCGCGATCATCGCGATCCTCGCCGCCATCGCCATCCCGCAGTACCAGAACTACCTGATCAAGACCCAGGTCTCGGAAGGCGTGAACCTGGCTGACGGCGCCAAGACGGCTGTGTCGGAGTACTACCAGAACTACGGCAAGTACCCGCTGAACAACGCTTCGGCTGGCCTGTCGCCGACCGGTTCGATCAAGGGCAAGTACGTGGCCTCGCTGACGCAGACCAGCGGCGTCATCTACGTCACCTTCAACGCGACCGAATCCAATACGAAGATCCAGGGCAAGAAGCTCGCCCTCTCGCCGTTCGACAACGGCGGCGCGATCCAGTGGAACTGCCGTTCGGATGCCGGCGGCGCCACCAAGACCGACGTGCCGGACGTGTACCTGCCGACCGTTTGCCGCAAGTAA
- a CDS encoding acyltransferase: MSAGKNLASLNVFRALAAFWVVVAHCQIWGGAYLFPIPGPKNAVDLFMMISGFLMARTSTVRWIREPLDESSARLSFWIRRYFRLAPVLYVSIGVAIVFAPIICTGLAWLQEANRRAWPTGGVYDANSYDFSIASIVAHALFVSGVIPRFTASLPLPDWSLSLEAQFYLAFPFIVVASRRIGIGRAVAAVMVIAWALNLFFVPTVRFYEPSFLSIKLEYFLAGFLLFHAIDTARPWQERLGLAFFGSMLVTIETHMVSSPLIAVTLYLCVAVTGFLETHDRLPAWLHRVAHSRVVTFAAESSYAVYLVHGLFLGVVGFMLREVGAITWTLEMRTIALLLVVPLVSYAAAWFLVRWIELPGIRLGSRIIERIAVRQTDRVTAPRRTRATKVRTWLSRHAVTPTVAPAPIAGPSPAEGNTVLRRPAATGASCPPARE, encoded by the coding sequence GTGTCCGCAGGGAAGAATCTGGCGTCTCTTAATGTGTTCAGGGCGCTCGCCGCGTTTTGGGTCGTCGTTGCGCATTGTCAGATCTGGGGCGGAGCCTATCTGTTCCCGATTCCGGGTCCAAAGAATGCCGTCGATCTTTTCATGATGATCTCGGGCTTTCTCATGGCGCGCACCTCGACGGTACGCTGGATTCGCGAACCTCTCGATGAGTCGTCCGCCCGTCTTTCGTTCTGGATCAGGCGCTATTTCCGGCTCGCGCCGGTCCTGTACGTATCGATCGGCGTGGCGATCGTGTTCGCTCCGATCATTTGCACAGGCCTCGCCTGGCTACAGGAAGCGAATCGACGCGCCTGGCCGACGGGCGGGGTCTACGACGCCAACTCCTATGATTTCTCGATAGCGAGCATCGTCGCGCATGCGCTATTTGTCTCGGGAGTCATTCCGCGCTTCACTGCGTCGCTGCCGTTGCCCGACTGGAGTTTGAGCCTCGAGGCTCAGTTCTACCTGGCTTTCCCATTCATCGTCGTTGCCTCGCGAAGAATTGGCATCGGCAGGGCTGTGGCCGCCGTCATGGTCATCGCATGGGCCCTGAATTTGTTCTTCGTGCCCACCGTGAGGTTCTACGAGCCGTCGTTCCTGTCAATCAAACTCGAATACTTCCTGGCCGGATTTCTCCTGTTCCATGCCATCGACACGGCTCGGCCATGGCAGGAGCGCCTCGGGCTTGCATTCTTTGGGTCTATGCTCGTGACCATCGAAACGCATATGGTCTCGTCACCTTTGATTGCCGTGACGCTCTACCTCTGTGTGGCCGTGACTGGTTTCCTGGAGACGCACGATCGATTGCCTGCGTGGCTACACCGAGTAGCCCATTCCCGCGTCGTAACGTTTGCGGCTGAGAGCTCTTATGCCGTTTACCTCGTCCACGGCCTGTTCCTGGGCGTCGTCGGCTTCATGCTACGAGAGGTCGGTGCCATCACGTGGACATTGGAGATGCGAACTATCGCACTGCTCTTGGTTGTCCCGCTGGTCTCATATGCCGCTGCCTGGTTCTTGGTAAGGTGGATTGAATTGCCTGGCATTCGCCTCGGAAGCAGGATTATCGAGCGTATAGCCGTGCGCCAGACTGATCGCGTTACGGCGCCCCGACGTACGCGAGCGACGAAAGTGCGTACATGGTTATCGCGGCATGCCGTCACGCCAACGGTGGCTCCTGCGCCAATAGCTGGCCCATCTCCTGCAGAGGGCAATACTGTCCTCCGACGCCCAGCGGCCACAGGTGCTAGTTGTCCTCCCGCGAGGGAGTGA
- a CDS encoding NeuD/PglB/VioB family sugar acetyltransferase has protein sequence MAASTSPQERLAIFGTGGHAREAAWIAESLGYARANLVFVVDAAHRTQSRVNGIEVIEATPEACAGWPCVVAVGDPRARASIRERCTGLGMLAARLVAPSCALHDSVVLGDGVILAPGSVITVNVSLGNDVHVNVGASVSHDVRIGRFTTVSPGARIAGHVHIGESVFVGVGASIINGTPDEPLEIGDGAIIAAGACVIAPVARGSTVMGVPARPRHP, from the coding sequence ATGGCCGCGTCGACATCCCCGCAGGAACGCCTCGCCATCTTTGGGACGGGCGGCCACGCCCGTGAGGCGGCATGGATCGCAGAATCACTTGGCTACGCCCGTGCGAATCTCGTATTCGTCGTCGATGCAGCGCATCGCACGCAATCCCGGGTCAACGGCATCGAAGTAATCGAGGCAACCCCCGAAGCCTGCGCTGGTTGGCCATGCGTGGTCGCCGTAGGTGATCCTCGCGCACGCGCCTCGATTCGCGAGCGCTGCACGGGGCTCGGGATGCTGGCGGCACGGCTGGTCGCACCGTCGTGCGCCTTACACGACTCCGTAGTGCTGGGCGATGGCGTGATACTCGCCCCCGGCTCAGTGATCACCGTGAACGTATCGCTCGGCAACGACGTCCACGTTAACGTTGGCGCATCCGTGTCGCACGACGTCCGCATCGGCCGATTCACCACAGTGTCACCCGGTGCCCGCATAGCGGGGCACGTACATATCGGCGAGTCGGTCTTCGTCGGCGTGGGCGCATCCATCATCAATGGCACGCCTGACGAGCCGCTGGAGATCGGCGATGGCGCGATCATCGCGGCAGGCGCGTGCGTCATCGCGCCCGTGGCCCGTGGCTCGACGGTCATGGGCGTGCCGGCCCGGCCCAGGCACCCGTGA